The Campylobacter ureolyticus ACS-301-V-Sch3b genomic sequence TATAGCCTATTTTTATAATATCCAGTCCCAACAGAACTGACAACACCCAAACAGCCATTTAAACTTACATTTCCAGCTAAATTACTCCAACTTATTCCTAAGCCCATGCCACCTTGGATAATCGGATGTTTTAGCTCATACTTGCCTATTTTTATACTTTTCATCAAACGACCTTTAATTTTGCAAAGTTTTTCTTTCCTATTTGAAGAACATATTTACCTTTTTTTAATACCAAATTTTCATCATCTATCTTTTTTTGATCTATACTAAAAGCATTTGCCTTTATATGCCTTCTAGCTTGTGAGTTTGAACCAGCTAAGCCACATTTTACAATAGCTTCAACCACCCAGATTTCATCTTTTATCTCAAATTCTTCCATAGAGCTTGGAAGTTTATTTAAGGAGTGAATTTTATCAAACTCTTCTTTTGCTTTTTTTGCTAAACTCTCATCATGAAATCTTGCAGTAATTTCTAAAGCCAAAGCTTCCTTAACTTCTTTTGGGTGAATGGTGCCATTTTCAACACCTTTTTTAAGCTCATCAATTTCTTTTAAACTTTTTGTACTTAAAAGCTTATACCACTCCCACATAAGCTCATCACTTATACTTAAAGTTTTTGCATACATTTGGTTTGGTTCATCTGTTACACCAATATAATTATTTAGGGATTTGCTCATTTTATTAACCCCATCAAGCCCAACTAAAAGCGGCATAGTAATAACAGCTTGTTCTTTTCCAGTATTGTAAATTCTTTGTAAGTGTCTGCCCATTAAAAGATTAAATTTTTGATCAGTTCCGCCCATTTCTATATCGCATTTCATAACAACACTATCATGACCTTGTAAAAGTGGGTATAAAAACTCACTTATTGAAATTGGAGTTTGATTTTTATATCTTTTTTCAAAATCATCTCTTTCTAGCATTCGTGCAACGCTATAAGTTGAAGCTAGTTCTATCATGTCAGCCGCACTCATGCTATTAGTCCACTCGGAGTTGAACATAATCTTTGTTTTATTTCTATCCAAAACCTTAAAAACTTGCTCTTCATAGGTTTTTGCATTTTCTAAAACAACATCTTTGCTTAGTTTTTTTCTAGTTTCACTTTTTCCAGATGGATCGCCTATTTGAGCTGTAAAATCACCTATTAAAAACATAATAATAGCGCCATGAGCTTGTAAAAAAGCCATTTTTTGAAGAGTTACAGAGTGTCCTAAATGAAGATCTGGAGCAGTTGGATCCATACCTATTTTTACATAAAAATTTTCACCTTTTTCATAATAATTTTTTATTAAATCTTTTACTTTTTCTTCATCTATTATTTCGCTTACGCCTCTTTCTAATTCTTTATAAATCTCATCTAAATTTACCACTTTTTTCTCCTAATTTAACTATTTTTATAAACATCATCAAGGGAAGTAAATTCCACTATTTTATATCTATCTTTAAGTCTTGTTTTAATATCTTTTGCCTTTACATTTTCACCAAACTCAATAACAAGTTCAAAAAAGTCTGACTTTGTCTCATCATTTTCATTTAAATTTATAGCTGATAAATCAACTTGAAGCCTTGTTAAGTAGTTTAAAAATCCAGCTAAAGATCCTCTTTTATTTTCCAAACTTAAGATAACTTTATACCTATGTGGAGCATTTCTTGTCCATTTTACAAAAATTAACTCATTGCCCTCTTTTATTAAATTTGCAGCTCTTTCGCAAAATTTATGATGAACTGCAACATTTGTACCGCTTCTAAAACCTAAAATATCATCATCTCTTTTTGGATTACAACAATAATCAAACTCTACACTATTTACTTTATAGTTTGAATAAACAACAATATTATCAAATTTTTGCTTTCTAACTATATATTTATCACCCAAATTTAAAGTAAATAATTTCTCTTTTTTTGGATATTTTTTAAGTGCATTTACAACATTTTGAAGATATATAGAGTCATACGCTGCTCTTCCTATTTTATTATGCAAATTCTCTTTTTCAAGCCATGATAAAACATTAATATCTTTTGTATCAAAAATAGCTGATAAAATTTTTATACCAATTTGAGTATTAAGTTCTTTTAGTTTTTGCTTACAAAAATTTCTTATAGTTGCTCTTGCTTTTCCTGTTTTTACTGAATTTAGCCAGCTACATCTATAATGAGCTTCATTTCCTGTTATAATATGAACAATATCTCCATTTTTAAGCTCTGTTAAAAGTGGAACTTTTACGCGGTTAACATAAGCTTCAATTGCCTTTAAGCCAACTTGTGAGTGAATTTCATAAGCATAGTCTAAAGCAGTAGCACCACGAGGTAAAGTAAAAATTCCACCCTTTGGCGAATATACAGCTATATCTTCTGCATAAAGACTATCTTTTGCATACTCATAAAGTTCTTCTGGATCTTCTTCGTCATTTTCGTTAGTGTCTTTTGCGCTTATATCACTTAACCAATCAAGCTTAGGGTTAAGAGAGCCACTATATTTATATTTCCAATGTGCTGCAACACCGTATTCAGCGGTATTGTGCATATCAAAAGTTCTAATTTGAGCTTCTATTATCATACTATCGTTAAAAACAGTTGTATGAATGGTCTGATAGCCATTTTGTTTTGGAAGTGCGATATAGTCTTTAAATCTTGATATTAAAGGATTAAACTTAGTATGAATAATTCCTAGAACAATATAGCAATCTTTAATATCTCTAACGATAACTCTAACAGCTAAAAGATCAAGAACTTCTTGTATAGAAATACCTTTTCTTTGCATTTTAAGATATGTTGAGTAGTAGTGTTTT encodes the following:
- a CDS encoding RelA/SpoT family protein, with amino-acid sequence MELLKQRNDISIEDFLEKVVNANTIESAKELFFFFKEQTDKLQKGVELCIKQHDGQFRKSGEPYAVHPILVASIVAFMGGDDDMVISALLHDVVEDTDYTLEKIKENFGDGVSKLVEGLTKIVSIREDKLAPSTDKSTKLRSSALTFRRMLLISIEDVRVLVVKLCDRLHNMLTLDALREDKQKRIAEETLVVYAPIAHRLGISSIKNLLEDLSFKYVLPEEYDKIDSYINEHKQQLQMSLNKFSLKITELLLTNGFSEDSFDVQKRVKHYYSTYLKMQRKGISIQEVLDLLAVRVIVRDIKDCYIVLGIIHTKFNPLISRFKDYIALPKQNGYQTIHTTVFNDSMIIEAQIRTFDMHNTAEYGVAAHWKYKYSGSLNPKLDWLSDISAKDTNENDEEDPEELYEYAKDSLYAEDIAVYSPKGGIFTLPRGATALDYAYEIHSQVGLKAIEAYVNRVKVPLLTELKNGDIVHIITGNEAHYRCSWLNSVKTGKARATIRNFCKQKLKELNTQIGIKILSAIFDTKDINVLSWLEKENLHNKIGRAAYDSIYLQNVVNALKKYPKKEKLFTLNLGDKYIVRKQKFDNIVVYSNYKVNSVEFDYCCNPKRDDDILGFRSGTNVAVHHKFCERAANLIKEGNELIFVKWTRNAPHRYKVILSLENKRGSLAGFLNYLTRLQVDLSAINLNENDETKSDFFELVIEFGENVKAKDIKTRLKDRYKIVEFTSLDDVYKNS
- the tyrS gene encoding tyrosine--tRNA ligase, whose translation is MVNLDEIYKELERGVSEIIDEEKVKDLIKNYYEKGENFYVKIGMDPTAPDLHLGHSVTLQKMAFLQAHGAIIMFLIGDFTAQIGDPSGKSETRKKLSKDVVLENAKTYEEQVFKVLDRNKTKIMFNSEWTNSMSAADMIELASTYSVARMLERDDFEKRYKNQTPISISEFLYPLLQGHDSVVMKCDIEMGGTDQKFNLLMGRHLQRIYNTGKEQAVITMPLLVGLDGVNKMSKSLNNYIGVTDEPNQMYAKTLSISDELMWEWYKLLSTKSLKEIDELKKGVENGTIHPKEVKEALALEITARFHDESLAKKAKEEFDKIHSLNKLPSSMEEFEIKDEIWVVEAIVKCGLAGSNSQARRHIKANAFSIDQKKIDDENLVLKKGKYVLQIGKKNFAKLKVV